In Phoenix dactylifera cultivar Barhee BC4 chromosome 11, palm_55x_up_171113_PBpolish2nd_filt_p, whole genome shotgun sequence, the following are encoded in one genomic region:
- the LOC103714450 gene encoding BTB/POZ and TAZ domain-containing protein 1-like gives MRVSMDPTGFRRWLEAGREDIPAADVQIITSGGRSIPAHSAVLASVSPVLEGMLDRPRQRGNSTKSIPILGVPCDAVLAFLRFLYSARCDAGAESGELGKYGMHLLVLSHVFQVGWLKRACEAGLARRLAAEGVVDVLQLARECDAPWLYLRCMKLLAKDFAAVEQTEAWRFLQAHDPWLELEILQFLQEADLRRRRRRRKKEEQGVYMELSEAMECLQHIFTEGCTEVGPYDQEPRRFPCARFATCRGIQHLIRHFAACDLRRHRRSCPRCKRMWQLLRLHSSICDRPDPCNVPLCTQFRLKSQQMEGREEDGKWRLLAKKVAAARVMSSLTKRKREEQLHESFGWSL, from the exons ATGAGGGTTTCGATGGATCCGACTGGGTTCCGGCGGTGGCTGGAGGCGGGACGCGAGGATATCCCCGCCGCCGACGTCCAGATCATAACCTCCGGCGGCCGGAGCATCCCCGCCCACTCCGCAGTTCTG GCATCGGTATCGCCAGTGTTGGAGGGCATGCTGGATCGGCCACGGCAGCGAGGGAATTCGACTAAATCGATCCCCATTCTTGGAGTTCCTTGCGATGCCGTTCTCGCCTTCCTCCGATTCCTCTACTCCGCCAG GTGCGATGCTGGGGCGGAGTCGGGGGAGCTGGGGAAGTACGGGATGCATCTCCTGGTGCTGTCGCACGTGTTCCAGGTGGGTTGGCTGAAGCGCGCGTGCGAGGCGGGGCTGGCGCGGCGGCTCGCTGCGGAGGGCGTCGTGGACGTGCTTCAGCTGGCCCGGGAGTGCGACGCGCCCTGGCTCTATCTGCGTTGCATGAAGCTTCTGGCGAAGGACTTCGCCGCCGTCGAGCAGACCGAGGCCTGGCGATTTCTCCAAGCTCACGACCCCTGGCTCGAGCTCGAAATCCTCCAATTCCTCCAAGAAGCCGACCTG CGGCGGAGACGGCggcggaggaagaaggaggagcaGGGGGTGTACATGGAGCTGAGCGAGGCGATGGAGTGCCTGCAGCACATCTTCACGGAGGGATGCACGGAGGTGGGGCCCTACGACCAGGAGCCCCGCCGGTTCCCATGCGCCCGCTTCGCCACCTGCCGCGGCATCCAGCATCTCATCCGCCACTTCGCCGCCTGCGACCTCCGCCGGCACCGGCGCAGCTGCCCCCGGTGCAAGCGCATGTGGCAGCTCCTCCGCCTCCACTCCTCCATCTGCGACCGGCCCGACCCTTGCAATGTCCCCCTCTGCAC GCAATTCAGGCTTAAGTCCCAGCAGAtggaaggaagagaagaggatggGAAGTGGAGGCTTCTGGCCAAGAAGGTGGCCGCGGCCAGAGTTATGTCCTCCTTGACCAAGAGGAAAAGGGAGGAACAGCTTCATGAATCGTTTGGATGGTCGCTGTAG